The genome window TCGCACCTCAATGCCTACGTTCGCCTCAAGTTGGCGCTGACGGAGGAGTGCCCGACCATCAAGCCGTACGACGAAGCGGCGTGGGCGCTCCTCTCCGACAGCAAGGACACCCCGATCGAGGTATCGTTGCAGCTGCTGGCGAGCGTGCACGACCGCTGGGTGCGCGTCATGCGATCCATGTCCGACGCCGATTTCGATCGCCGCTACGTGCACCCCGATACGGGGCAGCACACGCTCTCGCACCTCGTGGGACTCTACGCGTGGCACGGCGCGCATCACGTGGCGCACGTGACATCGTTGCGCGCGCGGCTTGGCGTGTAGGACGGCCGCGTCTCCCGCATCGTCCCCGGGCGATGCACCTCCAACTCCACCTTCGTCCGCGAGACCGATGATCTCACTCAAGCTCCTGGCGCCGGTAGCCGTCGCCGTGCTGGCATTCGCCGCGCCGCGCGCCGGGACGGGCGACACCGTCGTCCTCGTCGTGCGACACGCCGAGAAGGCGGGGCCGAGCGGAGACGTCCCCCTTTCCGCCGCCGGCGCGGCTCGCGCGCAGGCGCTGGTCTCGATCGGGAAGGAAGCCGGCGTCTCGGCGATCATCACGACACAGTTCCAGCGCACGCGGCAGACGGCGGCACCGCTCGCCGAGGCGTTAGGGATCACCCCCGAGGTAATCGACGTGAAGGGCGGGGTGGCCGAGCATGTCCAGGGGATTGCCTCGGCAATCCGGGCGCGTTTCGCGGGGCGAACCGTCCTCGTTGTCGGGCACAGCAACACCGTGCCGGCCATCGTCGGCGCGTTGGGAGGGCCCAAGCTCCCAGACATCTGCGATGACCTGTACGATGATCTGTTCACGGTCATCGTCAGCGCCGATGGGACCGCCC of Gemmatimonadaceae bacterium contains these proteins:
- a CDS encoding histidine phosphatase family protein — translated: MISLKLLAPVAVAVLAFAAPRAGTGDTVVLVVRHAEKAGPSGDVPLSAAGAARAQALVSIGKEAGVSAIITTQFQRTRQTAAPLAEALGITPEVIDVKGGVAEHVQGIASAIRARFAGRTVLVVGHSNTVPAIVGALGGPKLPDICDDLYDDLFTVIVSADGTARLVHAKYGAPSVAGAACPAMAR
- a CDS encoding putative metal-dependent hydrolase; its protein translation is MTEQELRYPIGRYAPPPGYAPEWRQACIDRIAATPAALRDAVRGLDDGVLDMPYRPGGWSVRQVVHHVPDSHLNAYVRLKLALTEECPTIKPYDEAAWALLSDSKDTPIEVSLQLLASVHDRWVRVMRSMSDADFDRRYVHPDTGQHTLSHLVGLYAWHGAHHVAHVTSLRARLGV